The Desulfovibrio inopinatus DSM 10711 genome window below encodes:
- a CDS encoding sensor histidine kinase, with product MNRISTSRKERPQGEQYYKHLARNMSMNIIAVALAPMLLVTAIFIHQFHSAYKEKIHDHLKELVLKHQHEIETYLNQQLGLIRFLADIFTSEELSDPKFLSRILASLHREYGQQFVDLGFVDTEGKQVAYAGPFRLEEALYSGSKWFEQARGASTYISDVFLGLRGLPHFIVAVSKSTPHGKCILRATVDFNVFSRLVENIRVGETGFAYILNANNEFQTQMLPGTAGQSFVLPPVPTKFSSDIVTTKIVSDESGEEHIVVIVPLKNGAWRLVYQQSTKDAYMMLMRTRLVTVIVLILGTLGIVTTVIFLSRRMAARVARADYEKADMDKQMVEAGRLAAIGELAAGIAHEINNPVAIMVEEAGWMEDLLEDGVLFHEDPEEGLVEFMRALQQIRLQGQRCKEITHKLLHFARKSGQDTQRIAVDELVLQILSLVEQRARYNKVNIISQLHGNLPIVLGSSTELQQVVLNLINNAIDAIGREGGMIVVSTGNRKTPDDPMVFIQVADNGQGIPEANLSRIFDPFFTTKPVGQGTGLGLSICYGIVTRMGGDIEVQSRSEEGTVFTVLLPAAEIQHDDLNEPDQDQPALEATL from the coding sequence ATGAACAGGATCAGCACCTCGCGCAAAGAACGCCCGCAGGGTGAGCAGTATTACAAGCATCTGGCGAGAAATATGTCGATGAATATTATCGCCGTTGCCTTAGCGCCAATGCTCCTTGTCACGGCTATCTTTATTCACCAATTCCATAGCGCCTACAAAGAAAAAATCCATGATCATCTGAAAGAGCTTGTCCTTAAGCATCAACATGAGATTGAAACCTATCTCAATCAACAACTCGGACTCATTCGGTTTTTAGCGGACATTTTCACCAGTGAAGAACTCAGTGATCCGAAGTTTTTAAGTCGTATTCTGGCGTCTTTGCATCGTGAATATGGCCAGCAATTTGTTGATTTGGGATTTGTAGACACTGAAGGCAAGCAAGTCGCCTATGCAGGACCATTCCGTTTGGAAGAAGCGTTGTACTCTGGTTCCAAATGGTTTGAGCAGGCACGGGGAGCTTCGACCTATATAAGCGATGTCTTTCTCGGGCTTCGTGGGTTACCCCATTTTATCGTGGCTGTTTCCAAAAGTACACCTCATGGAAAGTGCATTCTGCGCGCCACGGTAGACTTCAACGTTTTCAGTCGTCTGGTAGAAAATATTCGCGTGGGCGAAACCGGTTTTGCCTATATTCTCAATGCCAATAACGAGTTTCAGACTCAAATGTTGCCTGGTACTGCCGGTCAGAGTTTCGTCTTACCTCCGGTCCCAACAAAATTTTCCAGCGATATCGTGACGACGAAAATCGTGAGCGATGAGAGCGGAGAGGAGCACATTGTTGTCATCGTTCCGCTCAAGAATGGTGCATGGCGTCTTGTTTATCAGCAAAGCACCAAAGATGCGTACATGATGCTCATGCGTACCCGTCTCGTCACAGTCATTGTTCTGATTCTTGGTACGCTGGGGATTGTTACAACCGTTATCTTTCTCTCTCGAAGAATGGCTGCTCGGGTAGCCCGTGCCGACTATGAAAAAGCGGATATGGATAAGCAGATGGTGGAGGCCGGTCGTCTGGCTGCCATCGGTGAATTGGCTGCAGGGATTGCACATGAAATTAATAATCCTGTCGCCATCATGGTGGAAGAAGCGGGTTGGATGGAAGATCTTCTCGAAGATGGTGTTTTATTTCATGAAGATCCGGAAGAGGGTTTGGTCGAATTCATGCGTGCCCTGCAGCAAATACGCTTGCAAGGGCAACGGTGCAAGGAAATCACCCATAAGTTGCTCCATTTTGCGCGTAAGAGTGGTCAAGATACGCAACGCATCGCCGTCGATGAGCTCGTTTTGCAAATCCTGTCTCTTGTGGAGCAACGAGCCAGATATAATAAAGTCAATATTATAAGCCAACTTCATGGCAATCTGCCTATCGTTTTGGGCTCTTCCACCGAATTACAGCAGGTGGTGCTTAATCTTATCAATAACGCCATTGATGCCATAGGCCGAGAAGGCGGAATGATTGTCGTCAGTACTGGGAATCGGAAAACTCCTGATGATCCCATGGTCTTTATTCAGGTGGCCGACAATGGCCAAGGAATTCCAGAAGCGAACCTCTCACGTATCTTCGATCCTTTTTTCACAACAAAGCCTGTTGGTCAGGGCACAGGGCTCGGCCTCTCCATCTGTTACGGCATCGTAACTCGTATGGGTGGGGATATCGAGGTGCAAAGTCGTTCGGAAGAAGGGACCGTGTTCACCGTATTGCTTCCTGCCGCCGAGATCCAACACGACGATCTGAATGAACCAGATCAAGACCAACCGGCCTTGGAGGCGACCCTATGA